The genomic segment AAAGGAGGAATGCTGTTTTTCGATGACTGCGGTTTCAATGGACTTTTCGCACACATCGTCGCTGATGAACTCAAACAAATTTTCCCTGAATATCCGCTTGAGATTCTTCCGCACGAGCACGAGTTGTATAGTATCTATTACCATCTGTCGAAACCGCCTACAGGTGGCGATGTGTTCTGGGGAAACGAGAACAACGCGCAACCCACGCAGTTCCGTTATCAGAAAGCAATCGTCATTGATGACCGGTTAGCAGTGGTTTATAACCGCAAGGATTACCTGTGTGCAATGGAAACCGCAGAGATTGAGAGCCGCACGATGTTACGCCTCCGCCGTTCCACGGATGTTTATCGGTTTATGTCAAATCTACTGATTTATGCCCTGAAATATGGTGGGAATACGGATAGGACGGGGTATCAGCAGTAAGTATTGCCGCATAGAAAAAATTACAAGGCACTGGTTATCGCTTCCGCGAGGTTCTTGGGGAAATCGAAGAGCGATGTCAGATTTGTCCGGATCATCATCCGTTTGATACCTCTATTGACGTTAAGGAGAAGTGTCCGTCCGCCGTTCTGACGGATCTGGGTGCTGGTAGTGATAAGCACGCCTAAGCCTGCACTATCCATCGACTGGACCTTCGCCATATTAAAAATTAGGGTAGGCGTTCCGTCCTGCGTTTCAAGTGTTTTGATATGTTCTTCGAGCATCGTTTTTAGCACGATCGCATCTTGCCCGATGACTTTTCCCTGAATCTCTAAAAATGTGAAGTTTTTGGTTTGGATGTTAATTTGCATAGGTTCTCTCTACCATTTCGATACCAAAGTTTAATAGAACAGACTGTGTGAGTTTTTCTAACCCCATGCGTCATGTAGGAATCGGAGCCAGTTGCCGTGCATGATGGCAGCAATGTCATCGGCACTATAGCCACGCGCCTCTAACAAGCCCGTTAAGTTTTGCAAGTCAGCGATGGTGTCCAAATCGCTCGGAGATTGCTCACGACCATAGCCACCATCTAAATCGGTGCCGATCGCGGCATGACGGCTGTTGCCTGCTAACTGACAGATATAGTCGATGTGATCCACGACGGTGTTCAAAGTAACCGCCTCGTGGGGAGTTTCACCCGTAACCCAGCCTGGATGGAGCATCCACGCGTCAAAAGCAGCACCGATGACCCCATCCCGTTCAAAAATCGCACGCAACTGTTCATCGCTGAACTGACGCTGATGGGGGACCAGTGTCCGACAGTTGTTATGACTGGCGAGAACCAAGCCGTTGTAGCGTTCAAGTGCCTGCCAGAACGACTGATCCGAACAGTGGGTAAGATCAAGGATAACGCCTAAGCGTTCCATCTCAGCGAGCAACGGACGCCCCAGTTCGGTTAACCCTAGTTCTGTGCCTGTTCCACCGGCGTAGCGTCCGGGACCGTAGTGTGTCAGCCCAATCAGTCGTAATCCGCCATCAACCCAAGCCTCTAACTGTGTTGGATAAAGAATTGGGTCGGCACCTTCCATGCTAATTACAAATCCTAAAGGCGGTGCATTATCATAGTCGCTTGCGTTGCCTATCGCTGTGCTCTCCCACGCTTGCCAAGCGTTGATGTGTCTGTCTAATTGTTCTCGGTTCGTGATGATGCGAACGTATCCCATTCTTTCTAAGGCATGATAGTAAGCCAATTGCCCTTGGGCAATGCCGTAGGATTGGGTAGGCGAGGCAAAATCAGAGTGCGGGGAGGGTCTACCCGTTGAACGCGCAAATAATGTGACAAAACTCAGCGCAATTCGCC from the Candidatus Poribacteria bacterium genome contains:
- a CDS encoding peptidase M19, yielding MLIVDAHLDLSMNALQGNRDLLSSTYTIRAQEAGIPGKGQGTVAFPEMRRGRIALSFVTLFARSTGRPSPHSDFASPTQSYGIAQGQLAYYHALERMGYVRIITNREQLDRHINAWQAWESTAIGNASDYDNAPPLGFVISMEGADPILYPTQLEAWVDGGLRLIGLTHYGPGRYAGGTGTELGLTELGRPLLAEMERLGVILDLTHCSDQSFWQALERYNGLVLASHNNCRTLVPHQRQFSDEQLRAIFERDGVIGAAFDAWMLHPGWVTGETPHEAVTLNTVVDHIDYICQLAGNSRHAAIGTDLDGGYGREQSPSDLDTIADLQNLTGLLEARGYSADDIAAIMHGNWLRFLHDAWG
- a CDS encoding STAS domain-containing protein: MQINIQTKNFTFLEIQGKVIGQDAIVLKTMLEEHIKTLETQDGTPTLIFNMAKVQSMDSAGLGVLITTSTQIRQNGGRTLLLNVNRGIKRMMIRTNLTSLFDFPKNLAEAITSAL